Within the Nitrospirota bacterium genome, the region TTTTCGCGCCGAAAACTGCATGAGCCGTCGCCGCCTCGGCCGGCTGTGATACGAATACGGACTTCATCGACAAACATCGGCGCACCGTTTCTTCAGTGTGAGAGCTGTGAGACCATTGCCTGCGAGGAGCATCCCGTTGCACGTACAGTCATGCCGGGAGTCCTCGCGGGTAACGAAGTTGTGACGAGAGAAGAGAGAAAGATGCGCTAGGAAACCGCAGGTACGGAGTCGGAGTAGACACTGATCTTCTTCCGTCCACGGCCACGTTCGAACTTTACAATCCCCGTGATGAGGGCGAAGAGGGTATGGTCTTTACCGAGGCCCACGTTGAAGCCGGGGAAGAACTTCGTTCCTCGCTGACGGATCAGGATAGATCCGGCTTTCACGGTCTCTCCACCGTAGGCTTTGACCCCGAGATATTGCGGATTGCTATCGCGCCCGTTTCTAGTTGATCCGCCGCCTTTATTTGTTGCCATGACTGATCCTCGTTAGGCTGTTTCGATACCGGTAATACGCAGCTTGGTGAAGCCCTGGCGATGGCCACGGGTCCGCCGATAGTTCTTGCGCCGTTGTTTCTTGAAAATGGTGATGGAACGCGTGCGATCCTGGGCAATGATTTCGGCTTTGACGGTGGCCCCTTTGACCAACGGTTGCCCGACTTCCATGCCTTTTTCGCCGTGAACCAGTCGAACCTGGTCGAGGTCGATCGTCCCCCCGATTTCGCCGGGAAGGGATTCCACCTGGACCAACGATCCAGTTTCAACGCGATACTGCTTGCCGCCCGTCTCAATGATTGCGTACATACACACCTGCCTCCGTTACAGAAGATGATTGTGTAACACAGGGGTTCGAAGGCTGTCAAGGTAAAGGCGTACCTTCCCCTGAGATTCTATCTCGACAGGGTCAGTCGGACCCCCTCCTTCGGGCTAACCTATTCGTGGGCTATCCAGCTCCGGCCCCTGGGGGTATGCTGCTATTCTATCGTCGAGTCATTTCACAGATTGGAGACAACATTATGGCCGTTGCCCCGAAGTCCAGTCTTGCCAAACCCAAAAGCACTCGATTCGTGCTTCGCCCCTATCGGCGCATCCCAATCTGGCGCGTGCTCTACTATCTCAGCGGAGATAGCGTCGGGAAGGGTGTGGTGACCAATCTCTCTCAATCTGGCATGCGCATTCAAGGCGAACATGCGGTGAAGCCAGGTCTTTGCTTAGCGTTACGTCTCTCACTTGCGGAAGATGGCCCGACAATAGAAATTGAACTGGTCACGGTTCGCTGGGTCGATGGATATGATTTCGGTGTGGATTTCATCCATATCAGTCCCGTATCGGCGAAACACATCGCCACTGCCATGAATCAGCAGATTCGTGCCCATCAGATGCCACGCTGAGAGCGTGCGGCATCCTTCATTGCCCTCTCCAGGCCTTGCCTGGCCCGTTTGCTTGACGCTCCTTCCGGCCCGCTGCTATATTCCGTTTTCGACTTACTCTGACTCACCTCTGTATGGTTGCCACTTATGCTTGAGCCTCAAGGAAAAATTTGGATGGACGGGTCGTTCGTCAATTGGGCGGACGCGAATGTCCATGTCATGACCCATTCGCTCCATTATGGACTGGCTGCGTTCGAGGGGATTCGCTGTTACAAGGGGAAGTCCGGTTCCGCGATTTTCCGGTTACAAGAGCATGTGGATCGGCTGTTTGATTCCGCCCATATCGGCATGATGCAGTTGCCTTTCGACAGGAAGCAGGTCGCAGAGGCCATCGTGGAGACGGTCAGGGTCAATAAGCTGGATGCCTGCTACATTCGTCCGCTCGTCTACATCGGGCATGGCGCGATGGGGGTCTATCCCGGTGACAATCCGATCAAGCTCGCGATCGCAGCCTGGACATGGGGGGCCTATCTCGGCGACGATGCCCTGGCGAATGGGATGCGCGCCCGCGTGTCCTCGTTTACCCGGCATCACGTCAACGTCTCGATGACGAGAGGGAAGATTTCTGGTTATTACGTGAATTCGATTCTCGCGAAGCGAGAAGCCAAAGCCGACGGCTACGATGAGGCCATTCTTCTCGATACAGAGGGGTATGTATCCGAAGGCACGGGGGAGAACATCTTCATCGTGCGGAAAGGGCGGATTAAGACCACGCCACTGACCTCGATTCTCGACGGCATCACCAGAAGTTCCGTCATCGACTTGGCCCGCGAGAAGGGGATCCCCGTGGCCGAGGAGCGCTTCACGCGCGATGACATGTATATCGCCGATGAAGTCTTCGTGACCGGGACAGCGGCTGAGCTCACACCGGTGCGGGAAATCGACAATCGCCGTATTGGGACCGGCAAGCCTGGACCGATCACGCAAGCTCTGCAGAAGACGTTCTTTTCCATCGTGCGCGGGGAAGACTCCTCCCACGAGGCCTGGCTCACCCGCATCTAGCTCATCGCAATTCCAACGATCAGGTAGTGGTTCGTAGGCGCGCAGGGGCCTGTGCTCCTGCATCGGTGCGACCAGTCTCGTACCTGCCGATTTCTTGATTTTTCCGGACGCTCATAGCGAGCCGTCCAGCAAGGCCACAGCAAGTGAAGGCCCGAGGCGTACCCGTAGGATACGGTGAGGGTCTGAGCAATGCGAGAACGAAGCTAGCTGATTTTTTCAGCGTCCGATTAATGAGCGGGGGCTGCGTCGCCAGGGGCGTGGGTTTCAGCGGCTGGGGCTGCCGGCGTTGTCGCCGGAGTTTCCGGAGCGGTCTGAGAGGTCTCTTTCTTTTTGAGGTCGATCACCGTGGAGGAAAACGTTCGTTCTCTTGCCATGATGGCGAGGCTCAACGAGGTGAACATGAAGATGGCCGCGACGACGACCGTGAATTTGCTCAAGAAGTTAGCTGGACCACGGCTCCCGAACACGGTCTGACTGGAGCCTCCGAACGACGCGCCGATCTCAGCGCCCTTACCAGACTGTAAGAGGATGGCGCCGATCATGAGAAAGCAGATCATGACGTGAATGACGATAAGAAAAGTATACATGGCACTCCGATCCGTTAGGCCCGCTGTGTCTGAGCAATGCCGACGATTGTAGCAAAGGAGTCGGGGTTGAGACAAGCCCCGCCGACTAATGCTCCGTCGATCGCATCCGAGGAGAGAAGAGATGCAATATTTTGAGGCGTGACGCTTCCACCATACAGGATTCTGATGGTCGATGCCGTGGCTTCTCCCCAGCCGGTCGCTACGAACGCGCGGATCGAGCGGTGTACGGCCACAGCTTGTTCCGTGGTGGCTGCTCGTCCTGTGCCGATGGCCCAGACCGGTTCGTAGGCGATGGTGACGGTTGCAAGATCCTGCGCGGTAAAGCCAGCCAGGCTGCCGGTGAGCTGAGTCGTGACGACCGATTCTGTTTGGTCTGCCTCTCGTTCAGCCAGCGACTCTCCCACACAGAGGATCGGTGACAGGCCCTGCGTGAGCGCTGCCAGGACTTTCTTCTGAATCGTCTCATCTCGTTCGCCGAACAACGCGCGGCGTTCAGAATGGCCTACGATCACATAGCGGCACCCAAGATCGCGCAACATCGGAGCGGAGATTTCTCCCGTAAAGGCTCCCTGCGTCTCCCAATGTACATTTTGTGCGCTGAGGTTGATCCATGAGGAGGGGCCTAAGGCCTTGCGGGCCGATTCGAGGGAGGTAAAGGGTGGCGCAAGGACTATGTCAGCGTTGGGGGATGCCGCAGGGAGTCGCGTAAGGAGGTCTCGAATGAAGGTGGCGGCCTCCGAGGCCGTCTTGTTCATCTTCCAGTTGCCGACGATGAGGGGTTTGCGCACTGGTGTCTCGATGTTGGTAGAGGGTGTGAGCGTGACGATGAGCGGTTAGGCGACTCGATCCGGGAGGGCGGTGAGGCCCGGGAGTTGTTTGCCTTCGAGCAATTCCAGCGCGGCGCCGCCGCCGGTCGAAATAAACGACATATTCTCCGACTCGCCGGCTCGATGGACGGCCAGAGCCGTTTCGCCGCCGCCGACGATCGTGAGCGCGTAGG harbors:
- the rplU gene encoding 50S ribosomal protein L21 — its product is MYAIIETGGKQYRVETGSLVQVESLPGEIGGTIDLDQVRLVHGEKGMEVGQPLVKGATVKAEIIAQDRTRSITIFKKQRRKNYRRTRGHRQGFTKLRITGIETA
- the tpiA gene encoding triose-phosphate isomerase, which produces MRKPLIVGNWKMNKTASEAATFIRDLLTRLPAASPNADIVLAPPFTSLESARKALGPSSWINLSAQNVHWETQGAFTGEISAPMLRDLGCRYVIVGHSERRALFGERDETIQKKVLAALTQGLSPILCVGESLAEREADQTESVVTTQLTGSLAGFTAQDLATVTIAYEPVWAIGTGRAATTEQAVAVHRSIRAFVATGWGEATASTIRILYGGSVTPQNIASLLSSDAIDGALVGGACLNPDSFATIVGIAQTQRA
- the rpmA gene encoding 50S ribosomal protein L27 translates to MATNKGGGSTRNGRDSNPQYLGVKAYGGETVKAGSILIRQRGTKFFPGFNVGLGKDHTLFALITGIVKFERGRGRKKISVYSDSVPAVS
- a CDS encoding PilZ domain-containing protein, which codes for MAVAPKSSLAKPKSTRFVLRPYRRIPIWRVLYYLSGDSVGKGVVTNLSQSGMRIQGEHAVKPGLCLALRLSLAEDGPTIEIELVTVRWVDGYDFGVDFIHISPVSAKHIATAMNQQIRAHQMPR
- the secG gene encoding preprotein translocase subunit SecG, whose translation is MYTFLIVIHVMICFLMIGAILLQSGKGAEIGASFGGSSQTVFGSRGPANFLSKFTVVVAAIFMFTSLSLAIMARERTFSSTVIDLKKKETSQTAPETPATTPAAPAAETHAPGDAAPAH
- a CDS encoding branched-chain amino acid transaminase gives rise to the protein MLEPQGKIWMDGSFVNWADANVHVMTHSLHYGLAAFEGIRCYKGKSGSAIFRLQEHVDRLFDSAHIGMMQLPFDRKQVAEAIVETVRVNKLDACYIRPLVYIGHGAMGVYPGDNPIKLAIAAWTWGAYLGDDALANGMRARVSSFTRHHVNVSMTRGKISGYYVNSILAKREAKADGYDEAILLDTEGYVSEGTGENIFIVRKGRIKTTPLTSILDGITRSSVIDLAREKGIPVAEERFTRDDMYIADEVFVTGTAAELTPVREIDNRRIGTGKPGPITQALQKTFFSIVRGEDSSHEAWLTRI